Proteins encoded in a region of the Sphingomonas sp. OV641 genome:
- a CDS encoding SDR family oxidoreductase: MKTILITGGGSGIGRAVARLFSERGWRVGLADRDEAALKATAAMLPADRTTSHVMDVRSPEDWEEVLAEFTQASGGRLDVLFNNAGVAVGGPFGAASLEEIDRALDVNIKGVVYGARLAYPYLAATPGSCLLNTASAAGIYGTAGAAIYSATKFAVRGLTEALDGEWAGENIRVRSLMPGFIDTPLLTAAVGGSNRSVRETVVEAGLEFTPVETVAEAAWTAVHGDRLHTLVGKTARRLAFASRWMPGGLRKRMRLGRG, encoded by the coding sequence ATGAAGACAATCCTGATCACCGGCGGCGGCTCGGGCATCGGTCGCGCGGTCGCCCGGCTGTTCTCCGAACGCGGCTGGCGGGTCGGCCTTGCCGACCGTGACGAGGCGGCGCTGAAGGCGACGGCGGCGATGCTGCCGGCCGATCGGACCACCAGCCATGTCATGGACGTGCGCTCGCCCGAGGATTGGGAGGAAGTGCTGGCCGAATTCACGCAAGCGAGCGGCGGGCGGCTGGACGTGTTGTTCAACAATGCCGGCGTGGCAGTAGGAGGGCCGTTCGGCGCCGCCTCGCTGGAGGAGATCGACCGCGCGCTGGACGTGAACATCAAGGGCGTCGTCTATGGCGCGCGGCTGGCCTATCCTTATCTCGCGGCGACGCCCGGCTCCTGCCTGCTCAACACGGCCTCGGCGGCGGGGATCTACGGCACGGCGGGAGCGGCGATCTATTCCGCGACGAAGTTCGCCGTACGCGGCCTGACCGAAGCGCTGGACGGCGAGTGGGCGGGCGAGAACATTCGCGTGCGCAGCCTGATGCCAGGCTTCATCGACACGCCGCTGCTCACCGCGGCGGTGGGCGGATCGAACCGCAGTGTGCGCGAAACGGTGGTCGAGGCGGGGCTGGAGTTCACTCCGGTGGAGACGGTCGCGGAAGCGGCCTGGACGGCGGTGCACGGCGACCGCCTGCACACGCTGGTGGGCAAGACGGCCCGGCGGCTGGCGTTCGCGTCGCGCTGGATGCCCGGCGGGCTGCGCAAGCGGATGCGGTTGGGCCGGGGGTGA